The following are encoded in a window of Primulina eburnea isolate SZY01 chromosome 4, ASM2296580v1, whole genome shotgun sequence genomic DNA:
- the LOC140829593 gene encoding uncharacterized protein has protein sequence MAPGGRGRKGKEIAQESEAQNVRGLADIIRGRRGRPRGQVAQNIEEEVYQEPPRPERPGARQAVIEQEVEQLTQKVGGMQLIISQFQELRPPKFFGNESGEKAAGWLKSINHLFNLMVYSQDIKLKLAIYQLKDRAQLWWEATEEAMKDSGEIITWDAFRAHFTQEYAPPSYYAAKEEEFNQLVQGNKSVVEYASQFSALLPYVPHVARNDQAKLSRFLHGLQRTVHTLVMTGSSNTYIQAVEKARKIEASLLRGDPQPGPSSGSQGSGSSMSMPVDLPPYQPVQSYQQPKQQRYKVKGKQFKKKSQSSSSSSGSARGGGSVGSSSTVHCDRCGGRHFSSQCVGVQGSCYVCGQVGHFARVCPNAQRQQFQPQQSGQVPRGPVFRPYAPTQSFQQSGYPPPRGPIQQPFPGPQQAQVHALTQDQAQDAPGGVIAGICYVFDYPARILIDTGASHSFLSAAFVDEHEIATIPLLDTVSVATPAGVYLIFRPYYGSKWNFYGYDSQSRIPLVSAMEMFRLLSIGNEGFLIYALDATREEQLKVSDIPVVKDFPDVFPNEIPGFPPQREIDLSIELMPGTNPISRAPYRLAPTELKELKEQLQDLLEKGYIRPSMSPWGAPVLFVKKKDGTMRIVLFLGHVISAQGVSVDPSKVEAVINWPKPTNVSEIRSFLGLAGYYRRFIEGFSRIARPMTQLTQKDRRFVWIAECQSDKFSVASDGCLRYNGRLVVPNLIDLKESILREAHCSRHSVHPGIRKMYHTLKSHYWWEGMKKDISDFVARCLTCQQVKAERMRPGGMLHSLEVPQWNWEHIAMDFVTHLPLSNRGCDAIWVIVDRLSKSAHFIPYDRTCTYKKMAKMFASKFWGRLQSALGSKLAMSTAYHPQTDGQSERTIQTLEDMLRAVVMDFRGGWQESLSPICWEDVGERQMSMPEFIQEMKDKVEMIRKRMKAAQDRQASYANKRRRPLEFQVGDQVFLKVSPFRGTMRFGRKGKLAPRYIGPYAIVERIGTLAYRLDLPQSLSAIHDVFHVSMLRKYEPDPSHVLRTDEVELDSSLSYVEHPVQILDRKVKQLRNKTIPLVMVQWSRHGREEATWELEAKMRQEWPHLFENVINYSMYSDFPMYYQW, from the exons ATGGCACCTGGAGGAAGAGGTAGAAAAGGGAAGGAAATAGCGCAAGAATCTGAGGCACAAAATGTTCGAGGACTTGCTGATATCATTAGAGGTAGACGTGGTCGACCTCGAGGACAAGTCGCTCAAAACATTGAAGAAGAAGTGTACCAAGAACCTCCTCGACCTGAAAGACCTGGAGCTAGACAGGCAGTGATTGAGCAAGAAGTGGAACAGCTGACACAGAAAGTTGGAGGAATGCAGTTAATAATTTCGCAGTTCCAAGAATTACGTCCTCCAAAATTCTTTGGCAACGAGAGCGGAGAAAAAGCAGCAGGCTGGCTGAAAAGCATAAATCATCTATTTAATTTGATGGTGTATTCCCAAGATATTAAATTGAAGCTTGCCATCTACCAACTGAAAGACCGAGCACAACTCTGGTGGGAAGCCACAGAGGAAGCAATGAAGGACTCTGGtgaaattattacttgggatgcaTTTCGTGCTCACTTTACCCAAGAATATGCACCACCGTCATATTATGCTGCTAAAGAAGAAGAGTTCAATCAGTTGGTGCAGGGAAACAAATCAGTGGTGGAATATGCTTCACAGTTTTCTGCTCTTTTGCCCTATGTTCCACATGTTGCTAGGAATGATCAGGCTAAACTATCACGTTTTCTGCATGGGTTGCAACGGACTGTTCATACTTTGGTAATGACTGGATCGTCTAATACGTATATTCAAGCAGTGGAAAAGGCGAGGAAAATTGAAGCAAGTTTGCTCAGAGGAGACCCACAGCCAGGTCCATCATCTGGTTCTCAGGGATCTGGTAGTAGTATGTCAATGCCAGTGGATTTACCTCCATATCAGCCTGTACAGTCATACCAACAACCCAAACAGCAGAGGTACAAGGTaaaaggaaagcaattcaagaagaaGTCTCAATCCAGCTCTTCCAGTTCAGGAAGTGCACGAGGAGGAGGTTCGGTTGGGTCGTCTAGCACTGTGCATTGTGACCGATGTGGTGGTCGACATTTTAGTTCCCAATGTGTAGGAGTACAGGGATCTTGTTACGTTTGTGGTCAAGTTGggcattttgccagagtatgccCTAATGCACAAAGACAGCAATTTCAGCCACAACAGTCTGGACAAGTTCCCCGTGGACCAGTCTTTAGACCATATGCTCCTACCCAGTCATTTCAGCAATCCGGTTATCCACCTCCTAGAGGTCCTATTCAGCAACCATTTCCAGGGCCGCAGCAAGCTCAAGTCCATGCTTTGACTCAGGACCAGGCCCAGGATGCACCAGGCGGagttattgcaggtatttgctaTGTTttcgattatcctgcacgtatATTGATAGACactggagcatctcattcatttttATCTGCTGCATTTGTTGATGAGCATGAGATTGCTACTATTCCGTTGTTGGATACTGTGTCTGTGGCTACTCCTGCCGGTGTATACTTGAT ATTTAGACCGTATTATGGCAGcaaatggaatttttatggttaTGATTCACAGTCTCGAATTCCATTAGTATCTGCAATGGAAATGTTCAGATTGTTGTCAATCGGCAACGAAGGATTTTTGATCTATGCTCTTGATGCAACACGGGAAGAACAATTGAAAGTTTCAGACATTCCCGTTGTCAAGGATtttcctgatgtatttcctAATGAGATTCCGGGTTTTCCGCCTCAAAGGGAAATAGATcttagcattgaattgatgccagggaCAAATCCTATATCTAGAGCACCATATCGTTTAGCTCCgacagagttgaaagaactcaaagaacaaCTTCAGGATTTACTGGAGAAAGGCTATATCAGACCAAGTAtgtcgccttggggagctccagtattgttcgtaaagaagaaagacggaacGATGAGAAT AGTTTTATTTTTGGGCCATGTTATATCAGCACAAGGagtatctgttgatcctagtaaAGTCGAAGCTGTTATTAATTGGCCTAAACCAACCAATGTGTCTGAAATTCGAAGCTTTTTGGGATTAGCTGGGTATTATAGGCGTttcattgaaggattttctaGAATAGCTAGGCCTatgacccagttgacacagaaagaTCGACGTTTTGTGTGGATTGCAGAAT GTCAATCAGACAAGTTCAGTGTTGCTTCAGATGGATGTCTGCGCTATAATGGTAGACTTGTGGTTCCGAATTTGATAGATTTGAAAGAATCTATACTTCGTGAAGCTCATTGTAGTCGGCACAGTGTTCATCCTGGAATCAGAAAGATGTATCATACCTTGAAATCTCATTACTGGTgggaaggtatgaagaaagacattTCTGACTTTGTGGCTAGATGTTTGACGTGCCAACAGGTTAAAGCTGAGAGAATGAGACCTGGTGGTATGTTACATAGTCTTGAAGTGCCACAGTGGAATTGGgagcatattgctatggattttgtgacacacctACCTCTTTCTAATcgtggttgtgatgcgatttgggtgattgtggatagattatctaaatcAGCCCATTTTATTCCTTATGATCGTACTTGTACTTATAAGAAAATGGCGAAAAT gtttgcttcgAAGTTTTGGGGTAGATTGCAATCAGCATTGGGTTCAAAGTTGGcgatgagtactgcatatcacccacagacagatggtcagtctgaaagGACCATTCAGACACTCGAGGACATGTTGCGAGCAGTCGTGATGGATTTCAGGGGTGGTTGGCAGGAATCATT atctccgATATGCTGGGAAGATGTAGGAGAAAGACAGATGTCAATGCCAGAATTTATTCAAGAAATGAAAGACAAGGTTGAAATGATCAGGAAAAGAATGAAAGCAGCTCAAGATCGTCAAGCCAGCTATGCTAATAAAAGGCGTAGGCCTTTAGAATTTCAGGTTGGCGATCAGGTTTTCTTGAAAGTATCACCGTTTCGTGGTACTATGAGATTTGGGCGCAAAGGGAAGCTAGCTCCGCGTTATATTGGTCCATATGCGATTGTTGAGAGGATTGGCACGTTGGCTTATCGTTTGGACTTGCCGCAGAGTTTGTCTGCgatacatgatgtgtttcatgtatctatgttaCGAAAGTATGAGCCAGATCCTTCTCATGTCTTGAGGACTGATGAGGTGGAGTTGGATAGTTCCCTTAGCTATGTTGAGCATCCAGTGCAAATTCTTGATCGCAAAGTGAAGCAACTGAGGAATAAGACGATTCCATTGGTTATGGTGCAGTGGAGTAGACATGGGAGagaagaagctacatgggaatTAGAGGCTAAGATGCGTCAGGAATGGCCTCATTTGTTTGAAAATGTAATAAATTATTCCATGTATTCTGATTTCCCTATGTACTATCAGTGGTAA
- the LOC140829682 gene encoding agamous-like MADS-box protein AP1: MGRGKVEMKRIENKINRQVTFSKRRGGLLKKANEISVLCDAEVALIVFSHKGKLFEYATDFCMDKILERYERYSFAERQLQVANEPESPADWSVEYNRLKARIELLERNHRNYMGEDIDSMNQKDLQNLEQQLDTALKSIRNRKNQLLYDSISELQRKEKAIQEQNSMLAKKIKEKEKENEQQPPRELQNQIPNFASMPPPFVMAPQLPRLNIGDMYETEDAEARRNELDLTLDSLYSCHLGCFAA, encoded by the exons atgggGAGAGGGAAAGTGGAAATGAAGAGGATTGAGAACAAGATTAACAGGCAGGTGACATTCTCAAAGAGGAGAGGTGGTTTGTTGAAGAAGGCCAATGAGATCTCTGTGCTCTGTGATGCAGAGGTTGCTTTGATTGTTTTTTCCCATAAAGGGAAGCTGTTTGAGTATGCTACCGATTTTTG CATGGACAAAATCCTTGAGAGGTACGAAAGATATTCGTTTGCAGAAAGACAATTACAAGTTGCAAATGAACCTGAGTCTCCA GCCGATTGGAGCGTAGAATACAACAGACTCAAGGCTAGAATTGAGCTCTTAGAAAGAAATCACAG GAACTATATGGGAGAAGATATTGATTCCATGAACCAGAAAGATCTCCAGAACTTGGAGCAACAGCTGGACACCGCGCTTAAGAGCATTCGGAATAGAAAA AATCAACTCTTGTACGATTCAATATCTGAACTGCAGCGAAAG GAGAAAGCAATACAAGAGCAAAATAGCATGCTCGCAAAGAAG ATCAAAGAAAAGGAGAAGGAAAACGAGCAGCAGCCACCACGGGAGCTGCAAAATCAGATCCCTAATTTTGCATCAATGCCACCTCCATTCGTGATGGCTCCTCAACTTCCTCGTTTAAACATAGG TGATATGTACGAGACAGAAGATGCAGAAGCTAGAAGGAATGAGCTTGATCTCACACTTGATTCACTCTATTCCTGTCATCTTGGATGCTTCGCTGCCTGA
- the LOC140829683 gene encoding uncharacterized protein, producing MAQARNSEMSRIWTRCSERTKLVPNSPSLSTGFRSRTGYDKEPIIMDYNDAKEAPNSLQETRDIFFSASQFRPSGIRPPSPKFGFFDEKTSLISLGEPKTRSNTPRKVEMQGTSPFDAKAREFRCSRTDTPASSACEKLKRNIKRSKAAHVNPRNATNVKETCCSIKKKNEDSSRKLSKYDPFLSQENGKKKACTDSRDRHGKLCRYFEAIDLKQDNRQQSSLSSNKNRTPLTEKAPSICDYSNTNLIWFETK from the exons ATGGCACAGGCAAGAAATAGTGAAATGTCTAGAATCTGGACTAGATGTTCAGAAAGAACCAAATTGGTACCAAATTCGCCGTCTCTCTCAACTGGTTTCCGTTCGAGAACAGGATATGATAAAGAGCCAATAATTATGGACTATAATGATGCCAAAGAAGCACCAAATTCTCTTCAAGAAACTCGGGACATATTCTTCTCTGCATCACAGTTCAGACCGTCTGGGATTCGTCCTCCATCCCCGAAATTTGGCTTTTTCGACGAG AAAACATCTCTCATTTCTCTTGGAGAGCCAAAAACAAGAAGCAATACTCCTCGAAAAGTTGAAATGCAAGGAACTAGTCCATTCGATGCCAAAGCACGTGAGTTTCGCTGTTCGCGTACCGATACACCGGCAAGTTCAGCTTGTGAAAAGCTTAAGAGGAACATTAAAAGATCAAAGGCTGCTCATGTGAATCCGCGTAATGCGACCAACGTCAAAGAAACATGCTGCtcaatcaagaaaaaaaatgagGATTCTAGCCGGAAGCTTTCGAAATATGATCCATTTTTATCCCAAGAAAATGGGAAGAAGAAGGCGTGCACTGATTCTAGAGATCGACATGGAAAACTATGCAGATATTTCGAAGCCATTGATCTGAAGCAAGACAACCGACAACAATCATCACTCTCATCAAACAAAAATAGAACCCCACTTACAGAAAAAGCACCCTCCATTTGCGACTACTCCAATACAAATTTAATTTGGTTTGAAACAAAATGA
- the LOC140830579 gene encoding protein NRT1/ PTR FAMILY 2.7-like isoform X2, producing MFPIVGAIIADSFVGCFSVIWFSSIISLLGILLILFTAAFNQLRPPACENGSNLCKHPSQLQLAVLYLALALSSLGNAGTRFTIAPMGADQFDAPENQSVFFNWYIITMYIATVVSSTAIVFVEDNVSWTLGFGLCVGANVIGLAVFLSGRRFYRVVNPKGSPFKSLACVIVAAFRKRRMLLSEKSEDYYHGSDEDATETFAKNPTNFFRFLNRAALVNEDGSISNPWKQTTVQQVEDLKTLVKIFPLWSTGLFLCTPLAIQLSLTIIQALTMDRHLGSRSKIPAGTMPVFILLSTSLTILLLDRLIFPLWKKITTKPLTLLQRVGTGHACTVISMAVSAVVESRRLKLVRSNNLQTQVNAIVPMSVFWLVPPLALAGIGEAFHFPGNVALYYQEFPESLKSTSTAAIAMFIGIAFYISNAIIDLIQRTTGWLPDDINHGRLDNVYWFCCIMGAMNFAFYLVCSSVYKYKNVQKDENRSNKVEMI from the exons ATGTTTCCGATCGTCGGAGCAATAATTGCGGATTCCTTTGTTGGATGCTTCTCAGTCATCTGGTTTTCGTCTATTATATCTTTGCTG GGCATATTGTTAATACTTTTTACAGCAGCATTCAACCAACTGAGACCTCCAGCATGTGAAAATGGATCAAACCTTTGTAAACATCCTTCACAACTCCAACTGGCGGTCTTGTATCTTGCATTAGCCCTTTCATCTCTAGGCAATGCTGGCACACGTTTCACTATCGCCCCCATGGGAGCTGATCAATTCGACGCTCCAGAGAATCAGTCAGTGTTTTTCAACTGGTACATTATCACAATGTACATTGCCACAGTTGTGAGCTCCACCGCCATTGTGTTTGTCGAAGACAATGTTAGTTGGACACTAGGTTTTGGCCTTTGTGTTGGGGCTAACGTGATCGGTTTAGCTGTTTTCTTGTCTGGAAGACggttttatcgtgttgttaaTCCAAAAGGGAGCCCTTTTAAGAGTTTAGCTTGTGTTATCGTTGCGGCATTTAGAAAAAGAAGGATGCTTCTTTCAGAGAAAAGTGAAGATTATTACCATGGTTCGGATGAAGATGCCACAGAAACGTTTGCTAAGAATCCCACCAACTTTTTCAG GTTCTTGAACAGGGCAGCGTTAGTAAACGAAGACGGATCCATCTCTAATCCATGGAAACAAACAACAGTACAACAAGTAGAAGATCTCAAGACCCTCGTTAAAATATTCCCATTATGGTCTACTGGTTTATTCCTGTGCACCCCATTAGCCATCCAACTGAGTTTAACCATCATCCAGGCCTTGACCATGGATCGTCACCTCGGATCTCGTTCCAAAATCCCAGCAGGAACAATGCCAGTCTTCATATTATTATCAACTTCCCTCACCATTCTCCTTTTAgacagattgatattcccaCTCTGGAAGAAAATCACCACAAAACCACTCACACTTCTACAACGTGTCGGAACAGGGCATGCTTGTACTGTAATCAGCATGGCTGTTTCAGCAGTTGTTGAGTCTAGGCGACTAAAATTAGTACGATCCAACAATCTGCAAACCCAAGTCAATGCTATCGTTCCTATGTCAGTATTTTGGTTGGTGCCACCATTGGCTTTAGCCGGTATAGGAGAAGCATTTCATTTTCCAGGAAATGTTGCTTTGTATTATCAGGAATTTCCAGAATCATTGAAGAGTACTTCAACTGCAgctattgctatgttcattGGCATTGCCTTCTATATTAGTAATGCCATTATCGATCTTATTCAAAGGACGACTGGATGGTTACCGGACGATATAAACCACGGGAGGCTTGATAATGTATACTGGTTCTGTTGTATAATGGGAGCTATGAATTTCGCCTTCTACCTCGTGTGCTCGTCCGTTTACAAGTACAAAAATGTTCAAAAAGACGAAAATCGCAGCAACAAAGTCGAGATGATTTAG
- the LOC140830579 gene encoding protein NRT1/ PTR FAMILY 2.7-like isoform X1, translating to MNGLAAAVPQAGAGGTRGGWITFPFLIATLTGLTLAAGGWVSNLIVYLIQEFNFKSISAAQIYNFVNGSITMFPIVGAIIADSFVGCFSVIWFSSIISLLGILLILFTAAFNQLRPPACENGSNLCKHPSQLQLAVLYLALALSSLGNAGTRFTIAPMGADQFDAPENQSVFFNWYIITMYIATVVSSTAIVFVEDNVSWTLGFGLCVGANVIGLAVFLSGRRFYRVVNPKGSPFKSLACVIVAAFRKRRMLLSEKSEDYYHGSDEDATETFAKNPTNFFRFLNRAALVNEDGSISNPWKQTTVQQVEDLKTLVKIFPLWSTGLFLCTPLAIQLSLTIIQALTMDRHLGSRSKIPAGTMPVFILLSTSLTILLLDRLIFPLWKKITTKPLTLLQRVGTGHACTVISMAVSAVVESRRLKLVRSNNLQTQVNAIVPMSVFWLVPPLALAGIGEAFHFPGNVALYYQEFPESLKSTSTAAIAMFIGIAFYISNAIIDLIQRTTGWLPDDINHGRLDNVYWFCCIMGAMNFAFYLVCSSVYKYKNVQKDENRSNKVEMI from the exons ATGAACGGCTTGGCAGCAGCAGTCCCACAAGCTGGAGCTGGCGGCACGCGGGGCGGATGGATCACCTTTCCTTTTCTCATAG CGACTTTGACAGGGCTAACACTGGCAGCGGGAGGCTGGGTGTCAAACCTTATAGTTTATCTGATACAAGAGTTCAACTTTAAGAGCATAAGTGCTGCGCAGATTTACAACTTTGTGAATGGCAGTATTACGATGTTTCCGATCGTCGGAGCAATAATTGCGGATTCCTTTGTTGGATGCTTCTCAGTCATCTGGTTTTCGTCTATTATATCTTTGCTG GGCATATTGTTAATACTTTTTACAGCAGCATTCAACCAACTGAGACCTCCAGCATGTGAAAATGGATCAAACCTTTGTAAACATCCTTCACAACTCCAACTGGCGGTCTTGTATCTTGCATTAGCCCTTTCATCTCTAGGCAATGCTGGCACACGTTTCACTATCGCCCCCATGGGAGCTGATCAATTCGACGCTCCAGAGAATCAGTCAGTGTTTTTCAACTGGTACATTATCACAATGTACATTGCCACAGTTGTGAGCTCCACCGCCATTGTGTTTGTCGAAGACAATGTTAGTTGGACACTAGGTTTTGGCCTTTGTGTTGGGGCTAACGTGATCGGTTTAGCTGTTTTCTTGTCTGGAAGACggttttatcgtgttgttaaTCCAAAAGGGAGCCCTTTTAAGAGTTTAGCTTGTGTTATCGTTGCGGCATTTAGAAAAAGAAGGATGCTTCTTTCAGAGAAAAGTGAAGATTATTACCATGGTTCGGATGAAGATGCCACAGAAACGTTTGCTAAGAATCCCACCAACTTTTTCAG GTTCTTGAACAGGGCAGCGTTAGTAAACGAAGACGGATCCATCTCTAATCCATGGAAACAAACAACAGTACAACAAGTAGAAGATCTCAAGACCCTCGTTAAAATATTCCCATTATGGTCTACTGGTTTATTCCTGTGCACCCCATTAGCCATCCAACTGAGTTTAACCATCATCCAGGCCTTGACCATGGATCGTCACCTCGGATCTCGTTCCAAAATCCCAGCAGGAACAATGCCAGTCTTCATATTATTATCAACTTCCCTCACCATTCTCCTTTTAgacagattgatattcccaCTCTGGAAGAAAATCACCACAAAACCACTCACACTTCTACAACGTGTCGGAACAGGGCATGCTTGTACTGTAATCAGCATGGCTGTTTCAGCAGTTGTTGAGTCTAGGCGACTAAAATTAGTACGATCCAACAATCTGCAAACCCAAGTCAATGCTATCGTTCCTATGTCAGTATTTTGGTTGGTGCCACCATTGGCTTTAGCCGGTATAGGAGAAGCATTTCATTTTCCAGGAAATGTTGCTTTGTATTATCAGGAATTTCCAGAATCATTGAAGAGTACTTCAACTGCAgctattgctatgttcattGGCATTGCCTTCTATATTAGTAATGCCATTATCGATCTTATTCAAAGGACGACTGGATGGTTACCGGACGATATAAACCACGGGAGGCTTGATAATGTATACTGGTTCTGTTGTATAATGGGAGCTATGAATTTCGCCTTCTACCTCGTGTGCTCGTCCGTTTACAAGTACAAAAATGTTCAAAAAGACGAAAATCGCAGCAACAAAGTCGAGATGATTTAG